A genomic region of Halichondria panicea chromosome 5, odHalPani1.1, whole genome shotgun sequence contains the following coding sequences:
- the LOC135336668 gene encoding death-associated protein kinase 1-like isoform X2 gives MSDNLAKQLYQASWNGRDEEMLELLQRGAAPNSDYYTKERDGLTPLHIACTYNHIGNAELLIKFGAIVAATDNNGWTPLQKVCLHNRKATAKLLLEHHSPTDIWYSNGRRTAADMAKECGHCALADYVKRFQPGPRDPLSSYPTLEQLSRLECDQWLRLGVRLGLGNDQLETIKKSQHPTATTLQAAKLKNIDMQWKDIVESLVSIGEYKLAESVCTQQGLGEGESAIYGCVRRLVETMGLNPKEPVNKSGDTPFSLACANGHLDTVKYLVNKHHCDPRSTVNKTGDTPLSLACVNGHLEMIKYFIIIHGCIINDYLLLAAVKGNRNQRAVEYFLAECHCDPNVTDKEGKTPLDLANDPENIKLLLKHGAKATNVYKKHSKLIGKLSSERLPHLPLSVFITGDGGVGKSTLLKSILNSKGFWSIFQKATPVDDVDARTVGIIPYEIYTKEFGRIIYFDFAGQKEFYTSHCAILENAVKTSPPIIILCAKLVESEQAIIDTMNRWLTLIQNQCTNLKDKAHVIVVGSHADQMKEMGEDPRAKEGIFSPIIKQFPKFEFTGFIPMDCRFADSDDMNIMRKQIQKSSAILHSPETISLNAHTFYIYLAENFKDKLAVSLKVVQQRILSDLDQTHDSEIMADILSFIPTTLNRLVDICDQLSKTGLLLFLYNESSPKKSFLICDSKKLLSDVTGTVFAPKHFRQHCKLASSTGVVPLSKYAEAFKGYDIEMLIAFMTHLELCFEIKDKQVLECIHKMEPDLDDTRYLFFPGLIRIETPERVWEEDPSMSYHFGWIIECAQDIQFFDPRSFQILILRLVFTFCLTPSEKINTKNPALQKFCSVWKSGICWCNDDSITAYLELSNNKCITLKMRSEVLKPESLTHRYKIVNKVLETVKDVCPSIVVVESLINPQEVVSHPLKPSSELTLFSVRDLAAAVISQKEAVKSVHRALSLKRLLQFDPYAGLDLNTLQCIHSDKTVMKNDKIWNIFISHLASQIFDPNSILMFRQILSQSRACNDNFQLVSPRQEVVQTLETWRSETEGTYSCLKETLNKYSVFTGRNPLDLAGVAHGDIDPSVFNISSDEQKDPGTTILHEFMVKHGVTDEQLDREIEQDDLAPVAMHFDDVELYLNPLKLTDNEQSDVRRETYLSRSNQVAVINCLLIWRGHEPSEATFGALIRILLDLGKEEMATKICQPGDLRVTDCI, from the exons ATGAG TGACAACCTTGCTAAACAACTCTACCAGGCTAGTTGGAATGGGCGTGACGAAGAAATGCTTGAGCTGCTACAGAGAGGAGCTGCACCTAACAGTGACTACTACACTAAAGAGCGTGATGGGCTCACTCCACTGCACATAGCATGTACTTACAACCATATCGGTAATGCTGAACTACTTATCAAGTTTGGAGCCATTGTAGCTGCTACAGATAACAATGGTTGGACCCCCTTACAAAAGGTATGTCTCCACAATAGGAAGGCCACTGCTAAGCTATTACTGGAGCACCACTCTCCCACAG ATATCTGGTACAGTAATGGCCGACGGACTGCTGCTGATATGGCCAAAGAGTGTGGGCACTGTGCCCTAGCTGACTATGTGAAGCGGTTCCAGCCTGGACCTAGAG atCCTCTGTCCTCATACCCAACACTGGAACAGCTGAGTCGGCTGGAATGTGACCAATGGCTTCGACTTGGTGTTCGCTTGGGATTGGGTAATGACCAACTGGAAACCATAAAGAAAAGCCAACATCCCACAGCAACAACTCTCCAGGCAGCCAAACTCAAAAATATTGACATGCAGTGGAAGGATATTGTGGAATCTCTAGTGAGCATTGGAGAGTACAAGTTGGCAGAGAGTGTGTGCACTCAGCAAG GGCTAGGGGAAGGTgagagtgcaatatatggctgTGTGAGGCGTCTTGTGGAAACTATGGGTCTAAATCCTAAAG AGCCAGTCAACAAATCTGGCGACACCCCattctctctggcctgtgccaaTGGCCACTTAGACACAGTCAAGTACCTTGTAAACaagcatcattgtgatcctagaa gtacagtcaacaagactggtgacaccccactctcacTAGCCTGTGTCAATGGCCACTTGGAAATGATTAAGTACTTCATCATCATCcatggctgtattataaaTG ATTACCTCCTGCTAGCCGCTGTCAAAGGGAATCGAAATCAAAGAGCTGTGGAATATTTTTTGGCAGAATGTCACTGTGATCCGAATGTTACTGACAAAGAAGGCAAGACACCACTCGATTTGGCCAACGACCCTGAGAACATAAAGCTGCTCTTGAAACATGGAGCCAAGGCTACCAACGTCTACAAAAAACACAGCAAACTCATCGGAAAGCTCTCCTCCGAGCGACTCCCACACCTTCCTCTATCTGTGTTCATCACTGGCGACGGTGGCGTGGGGAAAAGCACTCTGTTGAAATCCATTCTGAACTCAAAAGGTTTTTGGTCTATTTTCCAGAAAGCAACACCTGTAGATGACGTCGATGCGAGGACAGTGGGGATCATACCTTATGAAATATACACCAAAGAGTTTGGGAGAATTATCTACTTCGATTTTGCTGGCCAGAAAGAATTTTACACAAGCCACTGTGCCATTCTGGAGAATGCTGTTAAAACCTCACCACCCATCATTATCCTCTGTGCCAAACTTGTAGAAAGTGAACAGGCGATTATTGATACCATGAATCGCTGGTTAACCCTCATCCAAAACCAGTGCACCAATCTGAAAGACAAAGCACACGTGATAGTAGTTGGTAGCCATGCCGACCAGATGAAGGAAATGGGAGAAGATCCACGAGCCAAAGAGGGCATCTTTTCCCCCATTATCAAGCAATTCCCAAAGTTTGAGTTTACAGGGTTCATTCCAATGGATTGCCGCTTTGCTGATTCGGATGACATGAATATCATGAGAAAACAGATCCAGAAGAGTTCAGCTATTCTCCACTCTCCAGAAACCATCAGCCTGAATGCTCACACCTTTTACATATACCTTGCCGAAAACTTTAAAGACAAACTTGCAGTTTCATTGAAGGTTGTTCAACAACGAATACTCAGTGATCTAGACCAAACACACGACTCAGAGATAATGGCAGACATTCTTTCCTTCATTCCGACCACCCTCAATCGTTTAGTTGATATCTGTGACCAGCTTAGCAAAACAGGTCTGCTGCTGTTTCTTTACAACGAATCATCACCTAAAAAGTCTTTTCTGATTTGTGATTCCAAGAAATTGCTGTCTGATGTCACTGGGACAGTATTTGCTCCTAAGCACTTTCGCCAGCACTGCAAACTCGCCTCAAGCACTGGAGTGGTGCCTTTGTCTAAGTATGCTGAAGCATTTAAGGGCTACGACATTGAAATGCTAATTGCTTTTATGACACATTTAGAGCTGTGCTTTGAGATCAAAGACAAGCAAGTTCTAGAGTGCATTCACAAGATGGAGCCAGACCTAGACGATACTCGCTACCTCTTTTTTCCTGGGTTAATCAGGATAGAAACTCCCGAGCGTGTGTGGGAGGAAGACCCTTCTATGAGCTACCACTTTGGCTGGATAATCGAATGTGCACAAGACATCCAATTCTTTGATCCAAGGAGTTTTCAAATTCTTATCCTAAGGCTAGTTTTCACTTTTTGCCTTACTCCTTCCGAGAAGATCAACACAAAAAACCCTGCCCTTCAAAAATTCTGCTCCGTGTGGAAGAGTGGGATTTGTTGGTGCAACGATGATAGCATCACTGCATACCTTGAGCTTAGCAACAACAAATGTATCACTCTTAAAATGCGATCTGAAGTTCTTAAACCCGAGAGCCTTACCCATCGCTACAAGATAGTCAATAAAGTTCTCGAAACAGTGAAAGATGTTTGTCCCAGTATTGTAGTGGTGGAATCATTGATCAATCCACAGGAAGTTGTCAGTCATCCTCTGAAACCTTCCTCAGAGCTCACTCTGTTTAGTGTTAGAGATCTTGCTGCAGCTGTCATCTCTCAAAAAGAAGCTGTGAAATCTGTTCATCGAGCTCTTTCACTGAAACGCCTTCTCCAGTTTGATCCGTACGCTGGTTTGGACCTCAACACTCTACAGTGTATTCACAGTGACAAGACTGTTATGAAAAATGATAAAATTTGGAACATCTTCATTTCTCATCTCGCCAGTCAAATTTTTGATCCAAACAGTATTCTGATGTTCAGACAAATCCTGAGCCAATCTCGAGCTTGTAACGACAACTTTCAGTTGGtcagtcccagacaggaggtggtccagaCCCTTGAGACGTGGAGGAGTGAGACTGAGGGAACGTACAGCTGTCTGAAGGAGACTCTCAACAAGTACAGCGTCTTCACTGGGAGAAACCCTCTG GACCTAGCCGGTGTGGCTCATGGTGATATTGACCCCTCTGTGTTTAATATCAGTAGTGATGAGCAAAAG GATCCAGGGACTACCATCCTCCATGAGTTCATGGTCAAGCATGGAGTCACTGACGAGCAGTTGGATCGAGAGATTGAACAAGACGACCTTGCTCCAGTAGCTATGCATTTTGATGATGTGGAGCTCTACCTTAACCCACTGAAGTTGACTGACAATGAACAATCTGATGTGAGGCGAGAGACTTATTTAAGTAGAAGCAATCAAGTGGCAGTGATCAATTGTTTGTTGATCTGGAGGGGTCACGAACCCAGCGAAGCAACCTTCGGAGCACTGATTAGGATATTATTGGATCTGGGGAAGGAAGAGATGGCTACCAAAATATGCCA ACCCGGTGATCTACGAGTGACtgactgtatatag
- the LOC135336668 gene encoding death-associated protein kinase 1-like isoform X3, whose translation MSDNLAKQLYQASWNGRDEEMLELLQRGAAPNSDYYTKERDGLTPLHIACTYNHIGNAELLIKFGAIVAATDNNGWTPLQKVCLHNRKATAKLLLEHHSPTDIWYSNGRRTAADMAKECGHCALADYVKRFQPGPRDPLSSYPTLEQLSRLECDQWLRLGVRLGLGNDQLETIKKSQHPTATTLQAAKLKNIDMQWKDIVESLVSIGEYKLAESVCTQQGLGEGESAIYGCVRRLVETMGLNPKEPVNKSGDTPFSLACANGHLDTVKYLVNKHHCDPRSTVNKTGDTPLSLACVNGHLEMIKYFIIIHGCIINDYLLLAAVKGNRNQRAVEYFLAECHCDPNVTDKEGKTPLDLANDPENIKLLLKHGAKATNVYKKHSKLIGKLSSERLPHLPLSVFITGDGGVGKSTLLKSILNSKGFWSIFQKATPVDDVDARTVGIIPYEIYTKEFGRIIYFDFAGQKEFYTSHCAILENAVKTSPPIIILCAKLVESEQAIIDTMNRWLTLIQNQCTNLKDKAHVIVVGSHADQMKEMGEDPRAKEGIFSPIIKQFPKFEFTGFIPMDCRFADSDDMNIMRKQIQKSSAILHSPETISLNAHTFYIYLAENFKDKLAVSLKVVQQRILSDLDQTHDSEIMADILSFIPTTLNRLVDICDQLSKTGLLLFLYNESSPKKSFLICDSKKLLSDVTGTVFAPKHFRQHCKLASSTGVVPLSKYAEAFKGYDIEMLIAFMTHLELCFEIKDKQVLECIHKMEPDLDDTRYLFFPGLIRIETPERVWEEDPSMSYHFGWIIECAQDIQFFDPRSFQILILRLVFTFCLTPSEKINTKNPALQKFCSVWKSGICWCNDDSITAYLELSNNKCITLKMRSEVLKPESLTHRYKIVNKVLETVKDVCPSIVVVESLINPQEVVSHPLKPSSELTLFSVRDLAAAVISQKEAVKSVHRALSLKRLLQFDPYAGLDLNTLQCIHSDKTVMKNDKIWNIFISHLASQIFDPNSILMFRQILSQSRACNDNFQLVSPRQEVVQTLETWRSETEGTYSCLKETLNKYSVFTGRNPLDLAGVAHGDIDPSVFNISSDEQKDPGTTILHEFMVKHGVTDEQLDREIEQDDLAPVAMHFDDVELYLNPLKLTDNEQSDVRRETYLSRSNQVAVINCLLIWRGHEPSEATFGALIRILLDLGKEEMATKICQYLKQKTR comes from the exons ATGAG TGACAACCTTGCTAAACAACTCTACCAGGCTAGTTGGAATGGGCGTGACGAAGAAATGCTTGAGCTGCTACAGAGAGGAGCTGCACCTAACAGTGACTACTACACTAAAGAGCGTGATGGGCTCACTCCACTGCACATAGCATGTACTTACAACCATATCGGTAATGCTGAACTACTTATCAAGTTTGGAGCCATTGTAGCTGCTACAGATAACAATGGTTGGACCCCCTTACAAAAGGTATGTCTCCACAATAGGAAGGCCACTGCTAAGCTATTACTGGAGCACCACTCTCCCACAG ATATCTGGTACAGTAATGGCCGACGGACTGCTGCTGATATGGCCAAAGAGTGTGGGCACTGTGCCCTAGCTGACTATGTGAAGCGGTTCCAGCCTGGACCTAGAG atCCTCTGTCCTCATACCCAACACTGGAACAGCTGAGTCGGCTGGAATGTGACCAATGGCTTCGACTTGGTGTTCGCTTGGGATTGGGTAATGACCAACTGGAAACCATAAAGAAAAGCCAACATCCCACAGCAACAACTCTCCAGGCAGCCAAACTCAAAAATATTGACATGCAGTGGAAGGATATTGTGGAATCTCTAGTGAGCATTGGAGAGTACAAGTTGGCAGAGAGTGTGTGCACTCAGCAAG GGCTAGGGGAAGGTgagagtgcaatatatggctgTGTGAGGCGTCTTGTGGAAACTATGGGTCTAAATCCTAAAG AGCCAGTCAACAAATCTGGCGACACCCCattctctctggcctgtgccaaTGGCCACTTAGACACAGTCAAGTACCTTGTAAACaagcatcattgtgatcctagaa gtacagtcaacaagactggtgacaccccactctcacTAGCCTGTGTCAATGGCCACTTGGAAATGATTAAGTACTTCATCATCATCcatggctgtattataaaTG ATTACCTCCTGCTAGCCGCTGTCAAAGGGAATCGAAATCAAAGAGCTGTGGAATATTTTTTGGCAGAATGTCACTGTGATCCGAATGTTACTGACAAAGAAGGCAAGACACCACTCGATTTGGCCAACGACCCTGAGAACATAAAGCTGCTCTTGAAACATGGAGCCAAGGCTACCAACGTCTACAAAAAACACAGCAAACTCATCGGAAAGCTCTCCTCCGAGCGACTCCCACACCTTCCTCTATCTGTGTTCATCACTGGCGACGGTGGCGTGGGGAAAAGCACTCTGTTGAAATCCATTCTGAACTCAAAAGGTTTTTGGTCTATTTTCCAGAAAGCAACACCTGTAGATGACGTCGATGCGAGGACAGTGGGGATCATACCTTATGAAATATACACCAAAGAGTTTGGGAGAATTATCTACTTCGATTTTGCTGGCCAGAAAGAATTTTACACAAGCCACTGTGCCATTCTGGAGAATGCTGTTAAAACCTCACCACCCATCATTATCCTCTGTGCCAAACTTGTAGAAAGTGAACAGGCGATTATTGATACCATGAATCGCTGGTTAACCCTCATCCAAAACCAGTGCACCAATCTGAAAGACAAAGCACACGTGATAGTAGTTGGTAGCCATGCCGACCAGATGAAGGAAATGGGAGAAGATCCACGAGCCAAAGAGGGCATCTTTTCCCCCATTATCAAGCAATTCCCAAAGTTTGAGTTTACAGGGTTCATTCCAATGGATTGCCGCTTTGCTGATTCGGATGACATGAATATCATGAGAAAACAGATCCAGAAGAGTTCAGCTATTCTCCACTCTCCAGAAACCATCAGCCTGAATGCTCACACCTTTTACATATACCTTGCCGAAAACTTTAAAGACAAACTTGCAGTTTCATTGAAGGTTGTTCAACAACGAATACTCAGTGATCTAGACCAAACACACGACTCAGAGATAATGGCAGACATTCTTTCCTTCATTCCGACCACCCTCAATCGTTTAGTTGATATCTGTGACCAGCTTAGCAAAACAGGTCTGCTGCTGTTTCTTTACAACGAATCATCACCTAAAAAGTCTTTTCTGATTTGTGATTCCAAGAAATTGCTGTCTGATGTCACTGGGACAGTATTTGCTCCTAAGCACTTTCGCCAGCACTGCAAACTCGCCTCAAGCACTGGAGTGGTGCCTTTGTCTAAGTATGCTGAAGCATTTAAGGGCTACGACATTGAAATGCTAATTGCTTTTATGACACATTTAGAGCTGTGCTTTGAGATCAAAGACAAGCAAGTTCTAGAGTGCATTCACAAGATGGAGCCAGACCTAGACGATACTCGCTACCTCTTTTTTCCTGGGTTAATCAGGATAGAAACTCCCGAGCGTGTGTGGGAGGAAGACCCTTCTATGAGCTACCACTTTGGCTGGATAATCGAATGTGCACAAGACATCCAATTCTTTGATCCAAGGAGTTTTCAAATTCTTATCCTAAGGCTAGTTTTCACTTTTTGCCTTACTCCTTCCGAGAAGATCAACACAAAAAACCCTGCCCTTCAAAAATTCTGCTCCGTGTGGAAGAGTGGGATTTGTTGGTGCAACGATGATAGCATCACTGCATACCTTGAGCTTAGCAACAACAAATGTATCACTCTTAAAATGCGATCTGAAGTTCTTAAACCCGAGAGCCTTACCCATCGCTACAAGATAGTCAATAAAGTTCTCGAAACAGTGAAAGATGTTTGTCCCAGTATTGTAGTGGTGGAATCATTGATCAATCCACAGGAAGTTGTCAGTCATCCTCTGAAACCTTCCTCAGAGCTCACTCTGTTTAGTGTTAGAGATCTTGCTGCAGCTGTCATCTCTCAAAAAGAAGCTGTGAAATCTGTTCATCGAGCTCTTTCACTGAAACGCCTTCTCCAGTTTGATCCGTACGCTGGTTTGGACCTCAACACTCTACAGTGTATTCACAGTGACAAGACTGTTATGAAAAATGATAAAATTTGGAACATCTTCATTTCTCATCTCGCCAGTCAAATTTTTGATCCAAACAGTATTCTGATGTTCAGACAAATCCTGAGCCAATCTCGAGCTTGTAACGACAACTTTCAGTTGGtcagtcccagacaggaggtggtccagaCCCTTGAGACGTGGAGGAGTGAGACTGAGGGAACGTACAGCTGTCTGAAGGAGACTCTCAACAAGTACAGCGTCTTCACTGGGAGAAACCCTCTG GACCTAGCCGGTGTGGCTCATGGTGATATTGACCCCTCTGTGTTTAATATCAGTAGTGATGAGCAAAAG GATCCAGGGACTACCATCCTCCATGAGTTCATGGTCAAGCATGGAGTCACTGACGAGCAGTTGGATCGAGAGATTGAACAAGACGACCTTGCTCCAGTAGCTATGCATTTTGATGATGTGGAGCTCTACCTTAACCCACTGAAGTTGACTGACAATGAACAATCTGATGTGAGGCGAGAGACTTATTTAAGTAGAAGCAATCAAGTGGCAGTGATCAATTGTTTGTTGATCTGGAGGGGTCACGAACCCAGCGAAGCAACCTTCGGAGCACTGATTAGGATATTATTGGATCTGGGGAAGGAAGAGATGGCTACCAAAATATGCCAGTACTTAAAACAAAAA ACCCGGTGA
- the LOC135336668 gene encoding death-associated protein kinase 1-like isoform X4, with protein sequence MLELLQRGAAPNSDYYTKERDGLTPLHIACTYNHIGNAELLIKFGAIVAATDNNGWTPLQKVCLHNRKATAKLLLEHHSPTDIWYSNGRRTAADMAKECGHCALADYVKRFQPGPRDPLSSYPTLEQLSRLECDQWLRLGVRLGLGNDQLETIKKSQHPTATTLQAAKLKNIDMQWKDIVESLVSIGEYKLAESVCTQQGLGEGESAIYGCVRRLVETMGLNPKEPVNKSGDTPFSLACANGHLDTVKYLVNKHHCDPRSTVNKTGDTPLSLACVNGHLEMIKYFIIIHGCIINDYLLLAAVKGNRNQRAVEYFLAECHCDPNVTDKEGKTPLDLANDPENIKLLLKHGAKATNVYKKHSKLIGKLSSERLPHLPLSVFITGDGGVGKSTLLKSILNSKGFWSIFQKATPVDDVDARTVGIIPYEIYTKEFGRIIYFDFAGQKEFYTSHCAILENAVKTSPPIIILCAKLVESEQAIIDTMNRWLTLIQNQCTNLKDKAHVIVVGSHADQMKEMGEDPRAKEGIFSPIIKQFPKFEFTGFIPMDCRFADSDDMNIMRKQIQKSSAILHSPETISLNAHTFYIYLAENFKDKLAVSLKVVQQRILSDLDQTHDSEIMADILSFIPTTLNRLVDICDQLSKTGLLLFLYNESSPKKSFLICDSKKLLSDVTGTVFAPKHFRQHCKLASSTGVVPLSKYAEAFKGYDIEMLIAFMTHLELCFEIKDKQVLECIHKMEPDLDDTRYLFFPGLIRIETPERVWEEDPSMSYHFGWIIECAQDIQFFDPRSFQILILRLVFTFCLTPSEKINTKNPALQKFCSVWKSGICWCNDDSITAYLELSNNKCITLKMRSEVLKPESLTHRYKIVNKVLETVKDVCPSIVVVESLINPQEVVSHPLKPSSELTLFSVRDLAAAVISQKEAVKSVHRALSLKRLLQFDPYAGLDLNTLQCIHSDKTVMKNDKIWNIFISHLASQIFDPNSILMFRQILSQSRACNDNFQLVSPRQEVVQTLETWRSETEGTYSCLKETLNKYSVFTGRNPLDLAGVAHGDIDPSVFNISSDEQKDPGTTILHEFMVKHGVTDEQLDREIEQDDLAPVAMHFDDVELYLNPLKLTDNEQSDVRRETYLSRSNQVAVINCLLIWRGHEPSEATFGALIRILLDLGKEEMATKICQYLKQKVISIDPLYSDWPTSLLC encoded by the exons ATGCTTGAGCTGCTACAGAGAGGAGCTGCACCTAACAGTGACTACTACACTAAAGAGCGTGATGGGCTCACTCCACTGCACATAGCATGTACTTACAACCATATCGGTAATGCTGAACTACTTATCAAGTTTGGAGCCATTGTAGCTGCTACAGATAACAATGGTTGGACCCCCTTACAAAAGGTATGTCTCCACAATAGGAAGGCCACTGCTAAGCTATTACTGGAGCACCACTCTCCCACAG ATATCTGGTACAGTAATGGCCGACGGACTGCTGCTGATATGGCCAAAGAGTGTGGGCACTGTGCCCTAGCTGACTATGTGAAGCGGTTCCAGCCTGGACCTAGAG atCCTCTGTCCTCATACCCAACACTGGAACAGCTGAGTCGGCTGGAATGTGACCAATGGCTTCGACTTGGTGTTCGCTTGGGATTGGGTAATGACCAACTGGAAACCATAAAGAAAAGCCAACATCCCACAGCAACAACTCTCCAGGCAGCCAAACTCAAAAATATTGACATGCAGTGGAAGGATATTGTGGAATCTCTAGTGAGCATTGGAGAGTACAAGTTGGCAGAGAGTGTGTGCACTCAGCAAG GGCTAGGGGAAGGTgagagtgcaatatatggctgTGTGAGGCGTCTTGTGGAAACTATGGGTCTAAATCCTAAAG AGCCAGTCAACAAATCTGGCGACACCCCattctctctggcctgtgccaaTGGCCACTTAGACACAGTCAAGTACCTTGTAAACaagcatcattgtgatcctagaa gtacagtcaacaagactggtgacaccccactctcacTAGCCTGTGTCAATGGCCACTTGGAAATGATTAAGTACTTCATCATCATCcatggctgtattataaaTG ATTACCTCCTGCTAGCCGCTGTCAAAGGGAATCGAAATCAAAGAGCTGTGGAATATTTTTTGGCAGAATGTCACTGTGATCCGAATGTTACTGACAAAGAAGGCAAGACACCACTCGATTTGGCCAACGACCCTGAGAACATAAAGCTGCTCTTGAAACATGGAGCCAAGGCTACCAACGTCTACAAAAAACACAGCAAACTCATCGGAAAGCTCTCCTCCGAGCGACTCCCACACCTTCCTCTATCTGTGTTCATCACTGGCGACGGTGGCGTGGGGAAAAGCACTCTGTTGAAATCCATTCTGAACTCAAAAGGTTTTTGGTCTATTTTCCAGAAAGCAACACCTGTAGATGACGTCGATGCGAGGACAGTGGGGATCATACCTTATGAAATATACACCAAAGAGTTTGGGAGAATTATCTACTTCGATTTTGCTGGCCAGAAAGAATTTTACACAAGCCACTGTGCCATTCTGGAGAATGCTGTTAAAACCTCACCACCCATCATTATCCTCTGTGCCAAACTTGTAGAAAGTGAACAGGCGATTATTGATACCATGAATCGCTGGTTAACCCTCATCCAAAACCAGTGCACCAATCTGAAAGACAAAGCACACGTGATAGTAGTTGGTAGCCATGCCGACCAGATGAAGGAAATGGGAGAAGATCCACGAGCCAAAGAGGGCATCTTTTCCCCCATTATCAAGCAATTCCCAAAGTTTGAGTTTACAGGGTTCATTCCAATGGATTGCCGCTTTGCTGATTCGGATGACATGAATATCATGAGAAAACAGATCCAGAAGAGTTCAGCTATTCTCCACTCTCCAGAAACCATCAGCCTGAATGCTCACACCTTTTACATATACCTTGCCGAAAACTTTAAAGACAAACTTGCAGTTTCATTGAAGGTTGTTCAACAACGAATACTCAGTGATCTAGACCAAACACACGACTCAGAGATAATGGCAGACATTCTTTCCTTCATTCCGACCACCCTCAATCGTTTAGTTGATATCTGTGACCAGCTTAGCAAAACAGGTCTGCTGCTGTTTCTTTACAACGAATCATCACCTAAAAAGTCTTTTCTGATTTGTGATTCCAAGAAATTGCTGTCTGATGTCACTGGGACAGTATTTGCTCCTAAGCACTTTCGCCAGCACTGCAAACTCGCCTCAAGCACTGGAGTGGTGCCTTTGTCTAAGTATGCTGAAGCATTTAAGGGCTACGACATTGAAATGCTAATTGCTTTTATGACACATTTAGAGCTGTGCTTTGAGATCAAAGACAAGCAAGTTCTAGAGTGCATTCACAAGATGGAGCCAGACCTAGACGATACTCGCTACCTCTTTTTTCCTGGGTTAATCAGGATAGAAACTCCCGAGCGTGTGTGGGAGGAAGACCCTTCTATGAGCTACCACTTTGGCTGGATAATCGAATGTGCACAAGACATCCAATTCTTTGATCCAAGGAGTTTTCAAATTCTTATCCTAAGGCTAGTTTTCACTTTTTGCCTTACTCCTTCCGAGAAGATCAACACAAAAAACCCTGCCCTTCAAAAATTCTGCTCCGTGTGGAAGAGTGGGATTTGTTGGTGCAACGATGATAGCATCACTGCATACCTTGAGCTTAGCAACAACAAATGTATCACTCTTAAAATGCGATCTGAAGTTCTTAAACCCGAGAGCCTTACCCATCGCTACAAGATAGTCAATAAAGTTCTCGAAACAGTGAAAGATGTTTGTCCCAGTATTGTAGTGGTGGAATCATTGATCAATCCACAGGAAGTTGTCAGTCATCCTCTGAAACCTTCCTCAGAGCTCACTCTGTTTAGTGTTAGAGATCTTGCTGCAGCTGTCATCTCTCAAAAAGAAGCTGTGAAATCTGTTCATCGAGCTCTTTCACTGAAACGCCTTCTCCAGTTTGATCCGTACGCTGGTTTGGACCTCAACACTCTACAGTGTATTCACAGTGACAAGACTGTTATGAAAAATGATAAAATTTGGAACATCTTCATTTCTCATCTCGCCAGTCAAATTTTTGATCCAAACAGTATTCTGATGTTCAGACAAATCCTGAGCCAATCTCGAGCTTGTAACGACAACTTTCAGTTGGtcagtcccagacaggaggtggtccagaCCCTTGAGACGTGGAGGAGTGAGACTGAGGGAACGTACAGCTGTCTGAAGGAGACTCTCAACAAGTACAGCGTCTTCACTGGGAGAAACCCTCTG GACCTAGCCGGTGTGGCTCATGGTGATATTGACCCCTCTGTGTTTAATATCAGTAGTGATGAGCAAAAG GATCCAGGGACTACCATCCTCCATGAGTTCATGGTCAAGCATGGAGTCACTGACGAGCAGTTGGATCGAGAGATTGAACAAGACGACCTTGCTCCAGTAGCTATGCATTTTGATGATGTGGAGCTCTACCTTAACCCACTGAAGTTGACTGACAATGAACAATCTGATGTGAGGCGAGAGACTTATTTAAGTAGAAGCAATCAAGTGGCAGTGATCAATTGTTTGTTGATCTGGAGGGGTCACGAACCCAGCGAAGCAACCTTCGGAGCACTGATTAGGATATTATTGGATCTGGGGAAGGAAGAGATGGCTACCAAAATATGCCAGTACTTAAAACAAAAAGTAATTAGTATCGATCCACTGTACAGTGACTGGCCAACATCATTATTATGCTAG